In Carassius auratus strain Wakin unplaced genomic scaffold, ASM336829v1 scaf_tig00014010, whole genome shotgun sequence, the genomic stretch AAAACCATGCGTGTGCCAAATAGCAATTTAGGCTGCTAAGGTAGATCAAGTCAACACTAATACTTTCTACGAAGGTAAAGTGgataattgtgtttttgttgtgtcatACCTGGTCATGTGTTTGACTCCTGCAGGCTGTAGGTGAGGCAGTGGTTCGGGAAGAGTTCCCCGACGCCATCATTATGAAACCTTCGGAGTGTTTCGGAAGAGAGGATAGGTTCTTGAACCACTTTGCTAGTAGGTTTCTGATTATATCCTGAAATCAGATACTgattgtaaacataaaaaaatatataccttgTTGTTGTATGTTTTGTGATGACAGAAGTAGAATTTGTtctgtcttaaagggacagttgatCCAGTTGTTAAATGGATATTTCCTGTAATTGCTGTTTTTTTAGACATGCGTTGGTTTGGCAAAGCTGTTCCTCTCATTGCAATGGGCAAGCAGACAGTCAAACAGCCTGTTCATGTGAGTATCAACCAATATGAACAGAAGGGAATGTAAATATTTGCCATCATGGTTTATGATTATTTCAGATTAAagatgcaatattttatttttttaaggtggtgGATGTGGCCAAAGCCATCGTCAGTGCCATTAAAGACCCTGATGCAAATGGAAAAACATATGCATTAGTTGGGTATGGGTCTTTTTTTCAAATTCACACTTTCCGATCTATGATTTCTTCTGTCCGAAACACTGTGAAATGAATCTCTTGCTCCACAGGCCAAACCGGTATCTACTTCATGACTTGGTGGAGTACGTATATGCCCTGGCCCACAGGCCTTATTTGGCTTACCCCATACCTCGCCCTCTCTATCAGTAAGCATTTTCTAAAAAATCTATTCACATTACTTCTCTTAAAGAAGCAGCAGGTTTATAGTGTCACctagacaggttttttttttaagacagggTAAGGAAATGTAAGGAATAAATTGAAACTATAAAATAACATACTTTAAGATATAACAGATctcaattactttatttaatttacaaaaaaaagaaccTTATGGCTTGAAAACAAAAACTAGAATATGTAATTATATCTATTACTATACCTTCTGACCACGTTATCATTAGTTTTTGGCTTGTTTCCAGTctaaattattaaacacatttaaatgaactTCTACATTTACATAAGAAGCGAAATTGCATAAAATAAGAAGTCTTGTTTTATTAGAGGTTTATAAAgatgaagtgagtttatgcttaaagaCGAGTGTCTGGCAAGATGAAAAATCAACTCAACGCAAAGGGAAAACTAGTTTTTCTTGTTtgatcttgttttaagcataaacttttCAGAAAACGAGACTTCATATGTTTCGTTTTCATCTCAAGTAAATTTTTAtctcgatttaaggatgtttagatatttgtattggaaaacaaaacaagaaattcTGAGGACAGTAGATCTTTTGTCGTTGTTGCACTGAatacaacatttaatgccatgggTCAAGAGAATGTATCATACAAAATTCACCTTTAACCTGACAATTTACACAAGTTTGAATACATTCCCTTTGTGTTTTCTGGTTTTAGCCTAATCGCAAGATTTTTTGAGATGAACCCATTCGAGCCCTGGACAACCCGTGATAAAGTCGACCGGGTATGTGTTTCAGAGCATTGCAAAGTGAGATATTTTGTTTGCTGTCAAGACCATAAATAGCTGACCATAAAAATGGTCTTTTGTAGTTCCACACAACGGACATGAAGTACCCTGACCTGCCAGGACTGGAGGATTTGGGCATCACACCGTCCTCCATCGAGCAGAAGGCCATTGAAACGTTGCGTCGTCATCGCCGTTACCGCTACCTGGATGCGGAGATCGGAGAGACCAAGCCTGCTAAAACAGTCAGCTATTAAACAAGCGGCAGTTGCTCTTGTGTCCAGTCAGATCTCTGCTGGCCCTAACGTGTTGTCTAGTTTTACTTctgtacataaataaagataTTCAACCTTATATCCTTggcatgtttttttcccctcttgttTTGAGTGTGATGCATTAACTTTATGTTTGCCCCTCAAATGTAAGAAAACAAATTACagtgattttaaaaatgtgaccTGTTTTGTGGACAACATATTTGCAAGAGTTTAATATTAAGTGTCTTTAAAATGACATGTGATCTGTATGCTAAGTTATAGGGGCTGTACATGTTTGATAGAGATTAGTATTGATCGCATGAACATCAGGCTATTCAGTGTATTTTTTAATTCTAGAGTTTAGTTTTCTTGTGTTGCAAGATCCCATGTTTcttgtttaataatatattgtctaacaaagaattacatttttaaaaaaatcaaagaattgtgaaaaacaatttagcagcacaactgtattcaactattcagcatatcagaatgatttctggaggatcttGTGATActaaggctggagtaatgatgcttaaaaatagctttgcatcacaggataaaattatattttaaaatataaagtattgaaATACAAATAGAACTTTGGAACTTTGACTTCATGCCTCTGACCAAATCGGCAAAACTTGAACCACTCCCATTTCATTATCAGAGGTGGCTTGCGTAAATCAAAGTACACATTTGTTGACACTCAGGTTTATGTACAGGTCTTCGTATACCTCGTCGTAAGACATTTGGAAAATGAAGATTGCAGCAAAAGTGGTGTGTTTGTTAGTTATCGCTGTAGTAGTTTACAGTCTTGTGTACATGTCATTTATGGGACAGGTGAGGAACAGGTTACAAAGGCCAGAAGATCTGGAGATTCTCAGAAGATTGAAGAGAATAGAAGATCAAGTTTATAAAATAGGTGAGTTTGTGCTCATTACATACATTTGAGAACATATTATTTCTTCATGATTTCAACGCTTGtttgtacaggtgctggtcatataattattatatcatcaaaaagttgatttcactaatttcattcaaaaagtgaaccatgtatattacattcattcattacacacagactgatatatttcaaatgtttatttcttttaattttcatgattataacaactaaggaaaatcccaaattcagtctctcagaaaattagaatattacttaagactaTTACAAAaattttttagaaatcttggccaactgaaaagtatgaacatgaaatgtatgagcatgtacagcactc encodes the following:
- the LOC113074225 gene encoding NADH dehydrogenase [ubiquinone] 1 alpha subcomplex subunit 9, mitochondrial-like, with translation MAAVALICRPAGVLPKLSGACSPVLLAAGPVTVQHRKIHHAVVPRGKGGRSSFSGVAATVFGATGFLGRYVVNRLGRIGSQIVIPHRCDQYDLMYLRPMGDLGQILFMEWDARDKESIKRAISHSNVVINLVGREWETSNYKFEDVFVSIPQQIARAAREAGIKKFIHMSHLNADIRSPSKYLRNKAVGEAVVREEFPDAIIMKPSECFGREDRFLNHFANMRWFGKAVPLIAMGKQTVKQPVHVVDVAKAIVSAIKDPDANGKTYALVGPNRYLLHDLVEYVYALAHRPYLAYPIPRPLYHLIARFFEMNPFEPWTTRDKVDRFHTTDMKYPDLPGLEDLGITPSSIEQKAIETLRRHRRYRYLDAEIGETKPAKTVSY